TTTTTTTGGTAAATCATATAAAGTTAAATTGAAGAATAAATTGCTAATCCTAAAAGTGATCTAATCCAGATGGTAAAATTTTCGAATTAAATAACTCAAAACAACATATAATAAAACTGCAACCACCGCAAAAGAAACTATAAAACTAATCAGATTGATTACAATATTAGGAATAAACTTCAATCTGGGATGGGTATAATAAGGCTCACGATGTAGTCTTTCGTGAATATTTTGTTTTACTATTTTGATTTTCTTTTTGATAGCAGGGCTTTTTAAAGATGCTCGTTTTAAGTACTCTAAAGTACCTAATTAAATCAACATAAATCAATTAATATGTACTTTTTTTAAAATAAAGCTTGTGTCAATTACTTGGTTTTAAAACTGATTTTACAAATTTTCTGCTTGAAAAAGATCGATATCAAATTCCCAATCGATATCATTTTTATACCATAATTGCCCCTCAGCAACATCAAGCGGACAGTCAAAATTATTCGTATAAAGTGCGCCGGTTCCTAATCCTTGCGGCATAGAATTATGTTGCAAAAAAGTCCATTGTGCAATAGCATTTAATCCAATATTACTCTCTAAAGCCGAGGTAATCCACCATCCAATTCCATGCTTTTCAGCCAGCGAAATCCACTCTTGAGTACCTCGAAATCCACCGATAAAACTGGGCTTCAAAATAATGTATTGTGGTTTAATTTTTTGAAGTAATTGTTCTTTCTCTGCCACTGTAAACACACCTATCAACTCTTCGTCAAGCGCAATGGGGAAAGGAGTCGTTTTACACAAATCTGCCATCCTGTCAGTGTTATTTTTTTTAATAGGCTGTTCGATACTATGTAACTTAAATTCAGATAATTGATTTAATTTATCTAAAGCTGAATTTTCACTAAAAGCTCCATTCGCATCTACCCGAATTTCTACTTCTTCGGGGGTAAAATGTTGCCGAATAAAACGCAACAATTGAAGTTCTTTATCAAAATCTATAGCACCTATTTTGAGTTTAATACAACGGAAACCATCTGCTAATTTTTCTTCAATTTGCTGCTTCATAAATGACTCCTCACCCATCCAAACTAATCCGTTTATTGGAATCGATTTTGTGCCATTTGTAAAGTCCGATGGAAAGAGTAAAAAAGGAGTTTCACTCGCTAAAGATTGAAACGCCATTTCCACTCCAAATTGTATCGAAGGAAACTCGATTAAAGCATCCCAAAGTTGGTCTTTTCCTAAATGAATATGAGCACAAATCCATTGCAATTTCTCTTCATAATCCGGTCGGTCATCAATGCTAAGAGTTCTCAAAATACCGCACTCACCAATTCCTTTTTTACCATTTTGTTCCAAGATTATAAACCAGGTTTCTTTTTCGGTCATAATGCCGCGAGAAGTTCCTGACGGTCGTTTGAAATTAAGAATATATTTGTGATACGTTGCTTTCAAGAAATTATGAGTTATGAGTTAATTTAAAAACGGGCAAACAATTCAATCTGTTTTAAAAAGGCAACTATTTTGTTATCATTTTTAAAACTCTTTCAAAATTTTCATTTTGTATACCAGCTTGCTTAAAGGTTTCGAAATCTATATTTATTTTTTGAGTCCAACTCAAGCTGTCAGTAACATTTTGAGATTGGTATTCTTTATAAATGGCCTTAGCTGATTTGAAATTATCATTCAATAAATAAGCATGCGCTAAATTTAGTTGTATCAATAATTCTGAATCATCCAATTTTTCGCCTTCTTGAAGGAATTTAACAGCTTTTCCGTATTGTTTTGTCAACAAATAACTAGTTCCAATGGCGTTATAATCTAAAGCATTTGCTTTGCCGTCATTAATAATTATCGCCCATTTAGTAATTGCTTCACCATGCTTTCCTTGTTTAGCCAAAACCGAGGCTTGTTTGCGCAAATCCGAATAAGTGGCGTTAGAAAGTCCTGTTTCGCCAAAACAACTATTACCAAAATCCTTGAAAGCTTTAGAACGTTCTATAGCCAATAATTTTTGAAACTCCTGAAATGTGTATTTGTTTTGAATTTTATCAAGAATACAAACGCAAAAATCATCTGAATTGGTCATTTTTTGTGCCAAATTTGAAGTCTTACATTGTTCAATTATGGATTTTCTGTTTTCAACAGTCCAGCCTTTACTGAGTTTATTATCGACCCAAGGAACAATTTCTAAAATGATTTTCTGCTTCATAATCCAATTCTTGCTTTCAAAACCAAACCAAATAGCGTTTGAATTTACTTTTAAACAAGTTGATTTATCTACAGAAAGACGTTTGGCATCTTTACTGACCGGCGTATCTTGAACTAAACAAGCTTCATTGGTCTTTCCTGTTTTCTTATAATCCGAAGCCAGTGTTCCGTTTGAAAAAATAGCATATTTACAAGTATCATCTCCCGAAATTTTTGACAGAATAAAAACGGCTCCAGCAGAACCTTGACTAATTCCTGTTGGATCTGGAATGGCTTTTAAAACCGAAACTAAACTGCCGGCCATTTGCTGATTTTCGTCTAAAAGTGTGATTCTGTATACAATTTCAGTGGTTCCTGTAGGCAAATCATCTGATTTTATAACGATTCGGTCTCTGGCTGAAACAACAATCTCTTTGGTAGTGGCGCGTTCTTTGTCCCAATACCCGTCTTTTTGTGAGAAAACAATGGTTGAAGTCAACAACAATAAAAATAGAATAACGAAATGCTTTTGTGGCATGATTGAAAAACGTTTATTAAAATGAACCAAAAAGGTAATTGGGTATTTATAGCCTAGCCCAGATAGTAGTGAAAATCCTTTATTGCCGGCGTTCGGCAATAAAGATTGTAACGAATAGCTGGATTAAGCTCCTAATTTTAGACGATAAAATTTATAATTCTATGGAATCTCCGATTTCGAGCAGCATTAAATCTTTCCCTTTGTCGAAAAATTTCTTGATGGCTTCCTCGTGATTGATTTTGATGTAACCAAAGGTATCGTAATGAATTCCGAGAATTTTATCGCATTCCACAAAGTCCGAAGCGATAATGGCGTCATCGATATCCATGGTGAAATTATCACCGATTGGGAAAATTGCTAAATCTAATTTGGTGCGCATCGGGATGAGTTTCATGTCCATCGTAAGCGCTGTATCTCCAGCAATATAGATGTTTTTGTGCTCGCCTTCGATGACAAAACCACCAGGATTTCCTCCATAATTTCCATCGGGAAAAGAACTGGAATGAATGGCGCTGACGTATTTTACTTTTCCAAAGTCAAAATTCCAACTTCCACCGTGATTCATTGGATGGGTTTGAAAACCTTTTTTGGCATAATAACCGGCAATCTCAGCATTTGAAACGATTACTGCATTGGTTCTTTTGGCAATGGCTTCAACATCTAAAATATGATCGCCGTGTGCGTGTGTCAGGAGAATAAAATCAGCTTTCAACGCATTAATTCCAATGTGATTGGCTTGTGGATTTGCCGAAATATAAGGATCAACCAAAATGTGCTTTCCACTTACTTCGATACCCAAAGAGGCGTGACCGTAAAATGTTATTTTCATTGTTTTTATTTAAAAAATGGAACAAATTAATTTTGAATCTTCAATTATTTTTTTGGATTGAATTGTACTAATATCGATTAACAATCAAATCCGAAAAAAAGAAAATCATACACAAAGCCAATAGCACAGAAAGCGCAAAAGTACTTAAAGCTACTTTTTTTAATTCTGGATCTAATGCTCTAGGGTCTTGGTTCTTATAAACGTTTACCAAATGTTTAGTTAAAGGAATATAAGCAACTAAAAACAAGTACTGATCAAAATGAAAATCACTTAGAAGAGCAAAAACCAGAATCAAAACCATTGCTGCAACAATCAGAAAGTAATGATATATTTTAGCATTTGCCGCTCCCATTTTTACTACAAGCGTATTTTTTCCCGACTTTCTATCGGATGCTTCATCTCGCATATTGTTCAGGTTTAAAACGGCAACACTCAAAAATCCGATGGCGGTCGCCGGTAAAATTAACACTAAATCCAGTTGTTTAGAATATAAAAAATTGACTCCTAAAGTGCTTACTAAACCAAAAAATACGAATACAAATACATCGCCAAAACCGCGATATCCATATGCTGAATTTCCAACAGTGTATCGAATTGCAGAGGCGATAGCCAAAATTCCCAATACCAAATAAAATAAAGAATACCCCAAATTCGTATCTCTAAAGGCATAATAAATTAATATAATCGCCGAAATCAGCGTTAGCACCGATGTGAGAATTATAGCGCGCTTCATAGATTCCGGTGAAATAACACCACTCTGAATAGCACGTTTTGGACCAACTCTGTCTTGGTTATCGGTTCCTTTAATTCCGTCACCATAATCATTGGCAAAATTGGACAGAATTTGCAAACCAAGTGTCGTTAATATAGCAAACCCAAAAAGTCTCCAATTGAAAACTTCAGTTGGTGTGAGCACATTATCTGTTGGGTGTGCCAATGCATACATACTTCCCACTATAATTCCGGAAACGGATAAGGGCAATGTTCTTAATCGTGCGGCTTCAATCCAATGTTTCATTTTCTTTTTTATTAAATTGTTTATTCGTTTTAAACAGCATCACATCCAGTTGCTGTCTGACGTTTCTATTTCGTATAACCAAAGGTTTACGTGTTGTTTTATTTTTGTAAAATCACCCAACTGAAAAGCAACATTACCTCCGGCGGTATGCAAAATTACCGAACCAATATTTAGGCTTTTATGCCAAAACAATTGCGTGGTGGTAATTGCTTGAATCTTGCATGGTTCTATAATTTCATTACTGATGTCCCAAGCACCACTTTGCTTGATTATAAAATCATTCGTTATGAAAAGCCTATTGTTTTTAAATTTAAAAAACTGAATCAAACCAACAAAACCAACATAAGCCGGAACCCAATAATCAACAGAGGGAAAATGAGCAATGATAAAACTCCTTACCAAATAAAACACAAACAAAGGTAATCCTATTGTGATAAAAATCGAAAAAATAAGTTTGCGAAAATTGGATTGTAATTGCACTCCTTTTTCGGGAATTTTATGAAACAACAACTTCAATATCGCATGCTGTTCTGCGACGTTGCAACCCGGAATTTCAATAGCGGATTTACGTTCTTCTTCTTCGCCGCTGGTAGCTTGTTTGATTTTTATTTCTAGAATATTCATTTTCTTCTGAAAATAATTACTCGTAACTGTAGTAATTTGGACCTTTTCGGGTTTAATGATTGTGCTTTTGGTATTCAACAAGCCAAACGAAAGTAGTAATGATCCTTTTTGTCTTGTAATTTTATAATCGAAATAGCGAAACACAATTCGGACCACATTAACAATCAAAACAATTCCAAACAAAAATACGATTGAAATTAAAACCGTTTGCAATACCAGATTAGCATCAATATATGCCCCTACTTTTTCATTATCGATAACCTTATTATCACCAAAATGATTCAGATTTTCATAAATTGTAGTAAAAAACACCAGCAGTAAAGCAATACTTTTTTCATAATTTGAAGTTATTCCCACTTTCAACAAACTCAGAAAACTTATTTTTATAAAAGGATGTTCTTCAATAGTAATTTTTTCCTCAGGTATTATATCCTGGATAGCATCGATAGGAAAAATTGCTTTTACCTCATTGTCTAATAAACGAGATTTTAATGCTAAAGCCAATTCGTGAGAAATTGCTTTTATAGAACCTTCCTTTTTATTCGTTCCGGCGGTATCAACAGCTAATTCATAAACGCCTATTATTTTTTGAATAAAAGACTGATTGATGTTTACTTGTTGAATTTTATTAAGCTGAATAGCCGTTTTGGTTTTGTTAAAAACACCTTCGGTAATGACAAATTCCTCGTTTTCGGCATCCAAAAAGAAAGTGAAATTTAAGTATTTCAAATACGAGACAACACCAATTAATCCAAACAGTCCGAAAACGCCCAGAAATAAATACCATTTATTAACCTCGTCAAACTTGAAAATCCAAATTACCAAGATGGGCCAAAACGCTCTTGCATATTGCTGAAGCGCATAAAAAAACATAACCCAAATCCCAACTATGGATTGCCGTTGAGGCTGACTAAAATCGGCTTTCATTAGAGTTGTTTTTGAATTTTCCCCATTACTAATTGTTTGATGTTTTCGGCTTGCTCTTTTTCAATTCCGGGAATCTCCATGTCGCTGGAGCTTCCTCCTGCCGTAAAGATTTGAATTTTTGCCAAGCCAAAATAACGAGAAACCATTCCTTCATGTAAAGCGACATGTTGTATTCTGTTATAAGGAATTATAGTTGTATTCAAAGCAATAACTCCGTGCCTGAAAAGCACATCGTGTTCTCTAAAAGCAAATTCTTTTTTCCTGAATCCAAGGATAGAAAACCCAATTATCAAAGCAAAAAGTATTGGCTCCACTACTCCTAAAATAAACCAAATCCTCCCTGAAAACACTTCTGGTTTCAAAACCGAAAAAAGTATCGGAGCCAGAATAAGAAGTCCGATAATCAATACCAAATTGATTATAACTACCTTAAAATATTTTGAATCTAATTTTGAAAACAGCACTTCTTCGAATTTAGGAAGCTGTGTTGTGTCTATAGTTTCATTCGTAAAATTCTCCATTTATAAATTTTAGTTTTAACCATAAAATACATTCGATTTGATTCAATTCTTTAGAACATAAACACAAGAACTGTTCTTTGAAATTAAATTATGGCAACCATTTTTTCTCAAAATTCGGTTTTCTTTTCTCTAAAAAAGCATTTCTACCTTCTTTGGCTTCTTCGGTCATGTATGCTAAGCGAGTTGCTTCTCCGGCAAAAACCTGCTGTCCTACCATTCCGTCATCGGTAAGATTCATGGCGAATTTCAACATCTTAATAGAAGTTGGTGATTTTGCCAAAATTTCTTGTGCCCATTCATAAGCCGTATCTTCTAATTCTGCATGCGGAATAACTGCATTTACCATTCCCATATCCATAGCATCTTGAGCAGAATAATTACGCCCTAAAAAGAAAATTTCACGGGCTTTTTTCTGTCCTACCATTTTAGCTAAATACGCCGAACCATAACCGCCATCAAAACTGGTCACATCAGCATCTGTTTGTTTAAAAATAGCGTGTTCCTTACTGGCCAATGTCAAATCGCAAACCACATGCAAACTGTGTCCGCCACCTACAGCCCAACCAGGAACTACAGCAATAACAACTTTTGGCATAAATCGAATAAGTCGTTGTACCTCTAATATATTCAAACGGTGTTGTCCGTCGTCCCCAACATATCCTTGATGTCCGCGGGCGTTTTGATCGCCACCACTGCAAAAGGAATACACTCCATCTTTAGAGGAAGGACCTTCTGCCGAAAGTAAAACTACACCTATAGACGTATCTTCCTGCGCATCGTAAAATGCCTGATACAATTCAGAAGTAGTTTTTGGACGAAAAGCATTACGCACATCAGGTCTGTTGAATGCGATTCTGGCTACACCATTGCATTTTTTATACGTTATATCCTCAAATTCTTTGACAGTTATCCAATCCATTATAATCGATTTTAAATTATTTAGCGTAAAAATAAATCATTTTTTACATTTTATCTATTCTATTTAAGAGAAGCTTAAGGTAATACTCCTCTTATTAAAGCCTAAAATATGTTAAAAAAACAAAAAAAATCAGGAAATTAATCAGAGACAATTGAATTAATTATTATCTTTAATCATGTTAATCAATAGAATATGACCTAAATTCAATTTGATTTACATTGGAGATTTTTCACTGATTTATTAACCTTAAAAAAAACATTTTTGATTCTATTTAAAAATTTTGTCGCTCCTTTTTCTACGGTAATAATAACTTATAAAAATATTTCAAATACCTCGACAAACGAGATAATGTTAAAATCATTTGCCCCAATAGCAAAAAAAATAAAGTAACACCACCTACGGTTAAAAAATAAAATTCATTTTCTCGCTCAACTCCAAAGTTGCGCACAAAATAATTATTTTAGAGAAATGATTTTTTCAAAAGATACACAAAAACCTAAGGCTTTAATGTGAAATTGATTCGTAGCTACAAGTAAATGTTTGGACATTTAATGACAAACCGTTTATTAAAGTAATTTGCGCTTAAGTCAATACATTAAAATAGTATAGAGCATACTATTAGCTATAAAAGCGAATAAATAACTTTGATTTGATTTTATTGTTTTTTTAGCATTGCTGAAACAGCAGTAAAAAGAGAAAGACTAATCGTTATGATTAGTCTTTCTTTTTTTTATTCCTTAACAAGATATATTCCATCATCCTTTATCTCAATCAATTTTTCACGATACAAAGCACCAATCGCTTTCTTGAAAGTTTTCTTGCTCATCTTCAACACCGTTTTTATATCCTCCGGATGCGAATTATCAGTAAGACGCAAAAAACCGCGACTGGCTCTTAATTCGTCCATAATTTTTTCGGCATTCGGTTCAATACTTTGGTATCCTTGTATTTGCAAGGCAACATCTATCTTATTATCAGGTCGAATGTTCTTGATATACCCGCGCATTCTATCTCCGGTACGAATCGCATCGTCGTACACTTCATCTTTGTACAACAACCCTTTGTGACGCTCATTAATGATAACATTAATACCTATTTCGGTAATGTGCGAAACAATCAAATCAACCTCTTCCCCTTTTTCAATCATTAACGCATCATTATTCAAAAACTGATTCGTTTTGCTTGATGCAACCAAACGATTTGTTTTTTCGTCCATATAAAGATACACCAAGTAGCGTTTTCCTTTTTCCATCGGACGCGCTTGCTCTTTAAAAGGCACCAAAATATCTTTCTCCATTCCCCAATCCATAAAAGCACCAATCTGATTGATATAATTTACACGCAAAAGTGCAAACTCATTCAACAAAATATAAGGTTCTAAGGTAGTAGCAACAGGACGTTCCTCATGGTCTAAATACACAAAAACAATAAGCTCCTCACCTATCTCAAACTCGTTCGGCACGTATTTATTAGGCAGCAAAATGTCATGTATTCCTTCCGGATCTTTTTCGGGATTGCCCAAAAACAGACCCACTTTAGTATCCCTTAATATCGTTAACGTATTGTATTTTCCTATTTCAATCATTTTATTTCCATTTGTAAAGTGCAAATGTACGAAGATTGGAAATAGTAAATCAGTAAACCGCCTACAAAAAACAAGCCCAGAAATCGGCGTTTTTTTGTTCTGGGAGCAGACCCATTTATTATTTCATCACCAATCGTCCTGCTGTACGCAGTATCTTTTTTATAAACGCACTGCTTTCAGAGTTCAAAACATCCAAAACCTATTAAGCGTTTACAAAAAAGGATACTTGCTGCCATCAGGGCTAAACGAGAACATTTTCTTTTTCAGAACTCACAAAATCAGCTTTACTACAGTAGTGGTAATTCAAAAAACGTTTTATTATTTGTAATCTTTTTCTATTTATTTTAAAAAAACACATACATTTACCTTCTAAATGAGTTATCTTATTATGAGGAATTTTAGTTTTCTTACCCATACTTTTTTTTTAATACTTTTTACTTCAATTTGTACTTATGGTAACACCATCAAAATAAATCCCCACAAAGAAATACACCCTCTAAACGGATATCACAAAGACCAAGTTGTACTGCTAAGCATCGATTTTAATTTTAATAATGACGGTACTTGCTCCGGCACACCCGTAACTTTTACACCCACTGTAACCGGAGATGCTCCTTTTACGTATCAATGGGATTTTGGAGACGGAAATACGTCTAATAGCAGCAACCCAACACATACTTTTACCGCACTGGGTTGTGGATTTCAAAATTTCAATGTAAAACTAACCGTAACCGATGCTAATAACGTAAGCAAATCGGTAACAAAAGTTATTTCTGTACAACAAAAACCAGATTTAAAGTTTGTGAATTTAAATGCGCCTTCTGGATCCAGCGCACCTTTTGAAAAATGTGGAGACAACAATTCAGATCTTCAATATACCATTAATGTTGGAAACAGTTCCAGTTCTGCTTCCTGCATCACTTCCTACACTGTAGATTGGGGCGATGGCGCTATAGAAACTAACGTTAATTTTCCCAGAACACACACCTACATGAAGTTAGGGTCGTTCAATATGGTCGTAACAGGAATCCGAAATAATGGTTGCAATAACTCGATTACCTATGTAATTAAGAACTCCAACAATCCAATTGGAGCGCTGATTGCTCCCGGGAATACCACTAATTTTTGTACCCCGGTTGCCCCGATGGATTTTGCCATAGGCTCATGGGCACTCAATCCTTCGGACACAAAATACCAAGTTGATTATGGTGACGGTACTTTTATAAATTACACTCAAGCACAACTGGAAAGTTC
This region of Flavobacterium lacustre genomic DNA includes:
- a CDS encoding tetratricopeptide repeat protein; amino-acid sequence: MPQKHFVILFLLLLTSTIVFSQKDGYWDKERATTKEIVVSARDRIVIKSDDLPTGTTEIVYRITLLDENQQMAGSLVSVLKAIPDPTGISQGSAGAVFILSKISGDDTCKYAIFSNGTLASDYKKTGKTNEACLVQDTPVSKDAKRLSVDKSTCLKVNSNAIWFGFESKNWIMKQKIILEIVPWVDNKLSKGWTVENRKSIIEQCKTSNLAQKMTNSDDFCVCILDKIQNKYTFQEFQKLLAIERSKAFKDFGNSCFGETGLSNATYSDLRKQASVLAKQGKHGEAITKWAIIINDGKANALDYNAIGTSYLLTKQYGKAVKFLQEGEKLDDSELLIQLNLAHAYLLNDNFKSAKAIYKEYQSQNVTDSLSWTQKINIDFETFKQAGIQNENFERVLKMITK
- the menA gene encoding 1,4-dihydroxy-2-naphthoate octaprenyltransferase — its product is MKHWIEAARLRTLPLSVSGIIVGSMYALAHPTDNVLTPTEVFNWRLFGFAILTTLGLQILSNFANDYGDGIKGTDNQDRVGPKRAIQSGVISPESMKRAIILTSVLTLISAIILIYYAFRDTNLGYSLFYLVLGILAIASAIRYTVGNSAYGYRGFGDVFVFVFFGLVSTLGVNFLYSKQLDLVLILPATAIGFLSVAVLNLNNMRDEASDRKSGKNTLVVKMGAANAKIYHYFLIVAAMVLILVFALLSDFHFDQYLFLVAYIPLTKHLVNVYKNQDPRALDPELKKVALSTFALSVLLALCMIFFFSDLIVNRY
- a CDS encoding PH domain-containing protein — translated: MENFTNETIDTTQLPKFEEVLFSKLDSKYFKVVIINLVLIIGLLILAPILFSVLKPEVFSGRIWFILGVVEPILFALIIGFSILGFRKKEFAFREHDVLFRHGVIALNTTIIPYNRIQHVALHEGMVSRYFGLAKIQIFTAGGSSSDMEIPGIEKEQAENIKQLVMGKIQKQL
- a CDS encoding 1,4-dihydroxy-2-naphthoyl-CoA synthase, coding for MDWITVKEFEDITYKKCNGVARIAFNRPDVRNAFRPKTTSELYQAFYDAQEDTSIGVVLLSAEGPSSKDGVYSFCSGGDQNARGHQGYVGDDGQHRLNILEVQRLIRFMPKVVIAVVPGWAVGGGHSLHVVCDLTLASKEHAIFKQTDADVTSFDGGYGSAYLAKMVGQKKAREIFFLGRNYSAQDAMDMGMVNAVIPHAELEDTAYEWAQEILAKSPTSIKMLKFAMNLTDDGMVGQQVFAGEATRLAYMTEEAKEGRNAFLEKRKPNFEKKWLP
- a CDS encoding o-succinylbenzoate synthase is translated as MKATYHKYILNFKRPSGTSRGIMTEKETWFIILEQNGKKGIGECGILRTLSIDDRPDYEEKLQWICAHIHLGKDQLWDALIEFPSIQFGVEMAFQSLASETPFLLFPSDFTNGTKSIPINGLVWMGEESFMKQQIEEKLADGFRCIKLKIGAIDFDKELQLLRFIRQHFTPEEVEIRVDANGAFSENSALDKLNQLSEFKLHSIEQPIKKNNTDRMADLCKTTPFPIALDEELIGVFTVAEKEQLLQKIKPQYIILKPSFIGGFRGTQEWISLAEKHGIGWWITSALESNIGLNAIAQWTFLQHNSMPQGLGTGALYTNNFDCPLDVAEGQLWYKNDIDWEFDIDLFQAENL
- a CDS encoding PH domain-containing protein, with protein sequence MKADFSQPQRQSIVGIWVMFFYALQQYARAFWPILVIWIFKFDEVNKWYLFLGVFGLFGLIGVVSYLKYLNFTFFLDAENEEFVITEGVFNKTKTAIQLNKIQQVNINQSFIQKIIGVYELAVDTAGTNKKEGSIKAISHELALALKSRLLDNEVKAIFPIDAIQDIIPEEKITIEEHPFIKISFLSLLKVGITSNYEKSIALLLVFFTTIYENLNHFGDNKVIDNEKVGAYIDANLVLQTVLISIVFLFGIVLIVNVVRIVFRYFDYKITRQKGSLLLSFGLLNTKSTIIKPEKVQITTVTSNYFQKKMNILEIKIKQATSGEEEERKSAIEIPGCNVAEQHAILKLLFHKIPEKGVQLQSNFRKLIFSIFITIGLPLFVFYLVRSFIIAHFPSVDYWVPAYVGFVGLIQFFKFKNNRLFITNDFIIKQSGAWDISNEIIEPCKIQAITTTQLFWHKSLNIGSVILHTAGGNVAFQLGDFTKIKQHVNLWLYEIETSDSNWM
- a CDS encoding CvfB family protein; this translates as MIEIGKYNTLTILRDTKVGLFLGNPEKDPEGIHDILLPNKYVPNEFEIGEELIVFVYLDHEERPVATTLEPYILLNEFALLRVNYINQIGAFMDWGMEKDILVPFKEQARPMEKGKRYLVYLYMDEKTNRLVASSKTNQFLNNDALMIEKGEEVDLIVSHITEIGINVIINERHKGLLYKDEVYDDAIRTGDRMRGYIKNIRPDNKIDVALQIQGYQSIEPNAEKIMDELRASRGFLRLTDNSHPEDIKTVLKMSKKTFKKAIGALYREKLIEIKDDGIYLVKE
- a CDS encoding metal-dependent hydrolase, which codes for MKITFYGHASLGIEVSGKHILVDPYISANPQANHIGINALKADFILLTHAHGDHILDVEAIAKRTNAVIVSNAEIAGYYAKKGFQTHPMNHGGSWNFDFGKVKYVSAIHSSSFPDGNYGGNPGGFVIEGEHKNIYIAGDTALTMDMKLIPMRTKLDLAIFPIGDNFTMDIDDAIIASDFVECDKILGIHYDTFGYIKINHEEAIKKFFDKGKDLMLLEIGDSIEL